The Saccharothrix variisporea genome has a segment encoding these proteins:
- the lanKC gene encoding class III lanthionine synthetase LanKC yields MDLRYEAYCFADRLFYDVQSHAETAVDDFSQVLPALPEGWSQTDLTIWRYLQPDGATIPRQGWKIHVSATVKDAGEVLLTTYEYLVARRIPFKYLRTQSIVLARNSKYAPREASGKLITVYPADEHQLETTLRELDALLSGKPGAYILSDLRYGAGPLYVRYGGFVEQWLEQDGRRVLAIEGPDGELVPDRRKPTFSVPEWITLPPFLAEHLAARKAGDAESFPYRVTGSLHFSNGGGVYRATRKSDDLPVILKEARPHAGLDRDNVDAVTRLRREHDILTRLKGVSGVPEAYEHFTAWEHEFLAMSPVPGRPVGQWLGRNYPLTHHRTTPEQIAAYTERALEIVAKVEEIVARVHERGVVFGDLHPLNVLVDEDDSVSLIDFELASTLEENRKPTLGSPGFQAPPDREGFEIDEYALAALRLYLFLPLNAIIELAPVKLRNHVETIRRRFDLPDEYCDRILDVLAPRVDVPAPATTPLEEPQPDWKVVRKSIAAAILASATPGRQDRLFPGDVEQFEVGGAGFAYGAAGVLHALDAAGEGRFPEHERWLLDKVRRDPPKEPGFYTGAHGVAYVLENFGYHEEADKLVCAYHPLLPSLKDHGLNSGLSGVGLNLLHFAWTRRDDVYADQAVEVGAKLVGMLADAPPPGDKAKAGLLHGWSGPALLFTRLFEHTGDRAWLDAAERALDRDLAECATALDGSTQVRDGNFRTLPYVGIGSAGIALALNEFARVAPGAPCVGRLPELVASLTGEFVIQPALTLGRAGLLATLAHTGGPQEAIEQHLGALAWHAVPFQEGTAFPGIQLRRLSMDLVTGGAGVLLALSCALDGTPVLPFLKAPALAGR; encoded by the coding sequence GTGGACCTCCGCTATGAGGCTTACTGCTTCGCGGACCGCCTCTTCTACGACGTGCAAAGCCACGCGGAAACCGCCGTCGACGATTTCTCGCAGGTGCTCCCCGCGCTGCCGGAGGGGTGGTCGCAGACCGACCTCACCATCTGGCGCTACCTCCAGCCCGACGGCGCGACCATCCCCCGCCAGGGCTGGAAGATCCACGTCTCGGCCACGGTGAAGGACGCCGGCGAGGTCCTCCTGACCACCTACGAGTACCTGGTCGCCCGCCGCATCCCCTTCAAGTACCTGCGCACCCAGTCCATCGTCCTGGCCCGCAACTCCAAGTACGCCCCGCGCGAGGCCAGCGGCAAGCTCATCACCGTCTACCCGGCCGACGAGCACCAACTGGAGACCACCCTCCGCGAGCTCGACGCCCTGCTGTCCGGCAAGCCCGGCGCGTACATCCTCAGCGACCTCCGCTACGGCGCCGGCCCCCTCTACGTCCGCTACGGCGGCTTCGTCGAGCAGTGGCTGGAGCAGGACGGCCGCCGCGTGCTGGCCATCGAGGGCCCGGACGGCGAACTGGTGCCGGACCGGCGCAAGCCCACGTTCTCCGTCCCCGAGTGGATCACGCTCCCGCCGTTCCTCGCCGAGCACCTGGCCGCGCGCAAGGCCGGCGACGCCGAGTCCTTCCCCTACCGGGTGACGGGCTCGCTGCACTTCTCCAACGGCGGCGGCGTCTACCGGGCGACCCGCAAGTCCGACGACCTCCCCGTCATCCTCAAGGAGGCCCGTCCGCACGCCGGGCTGGACCGGGACAACGTCGACGCCGTCACCCGCCTGCGCCGCGAGCACGACATCCTCACCCGCCTGAAGGGCGTGTCCGGCGTGCCGGAGGCGTACGAGCACTTCACGGCGTGGGAGCACGAGTTCCTGGCGATGTCGCCGGTGCCCGGCCGCCCGGTCGGCCAGTGGCTGGGCCGCAACTACCCGCTCACCCACCACCGGACGACCCCCGAGCAGATCGCCGCCTACACCGAGCGCGCGCTGGAGATCGTGGCCAAGGTCGAGGAGATCGTGGCCCGCGTCCACGAGCGCGGTGTGGTGTTCGGCGACCTGCACCCGCTCAACGTGCTGGTGGACGAGGACGACTCCGTCTCCCTCATCGACTTCGAGCTGGCGTCCACGCTGGAGGAGAACCGCAAGCCCACGCTGGGCTCGCCGGGCTTCCAGGCCCCTCCCGACCGCGAGGGGTTCGAGATCGACGAGTACGCGCTGGCCGCGCTGCGGCTGTACCTGTTCCTGCCGCTCAACGCGATCATCGAGCTGGCGCCGGTGAAGCTGCGCAACCACGTCGAGACCATCCGCCGCCGCTTCGACCTGCCCGACGAGTACTGCGACCGCATCCTCGACGTCCTCGCCCCGCGCGTGGACGTCCCGGCCCCGGCCACGACCCCGCTGGAGGAGCCGCAGCCGGACTGGAAGGTGGTCCGCAAGTCCATCGCCGCGGCGATCCTGGCCAGTGCCACCCCGGGACGCCAGGACCGGCTGTTCCCCGGTGACGTCGAGCAGTTCGAGGTCGGCGGCGCGGGGTTCGCGTACGGCGCGGCGGGTGTGCTGCACGCCCTGGACGCGGCGGGCGAGGGCCGGTTCCCCGAGCACGAGCGGTGGCTGCTGGACAAGGTGCGCCGCGACCCGCCCAAGGAGCCCGGCTTCTACACCGGCGCGCACGGCGTCGCGTACGTGCTGGAGAACTTCGGCTACCACGAGGAAGCGGACAAGCTGGTCTGCGCGTACCACCCGCTGCTCCCCTCGCTCAAGGACCACGGCCTGAACTCGGGCCTGTCCGGCGTGGGCCTGAACCTGCTGCACTTCGCGTGGACCCGGCGCGACGACGTCTACGCCGACCAGGCGGTGGAGGTCGGCGCGAAGCTGGTCGGGATGCTCGCCGACGCCCCGCCGCCCGGCGACAAGGCCAAGGCGGGCCTGCTGCACGGCTGGTCCGGCCCGGCGCTGCTGTTCACCCGCCTGTTCGAGCACACCGGCGACCGGGCGTGGCTGGACGCGGCGGAACGCGCGCTGGACCGCGACCTCGCCGAGTGCGCCACCGCGCTGGACGGTTCCACCCAGGTCCGCGACGGCAACTTCCGCACCCTGCCCTACGTCGGCATCGGCAGCGCCGGCATCGCCTTGGCGCTCAACGAGTTCGCGCGGGTCGCGCCGGGCGCACCGTGCGTCGGGCGGCTGCCGGAGCTGGTCGCGAGCCTGACCGGCGAGTTCGTCATCCAGCCCGCGCTCACCCTCGGCCGCGCCGGTCTGCTGGCGACCCTCGCGCACACCGGCGGTCCGCAGGAGGCGATCGAGCAGCACCTGGGCGCGCTGGCGTGGCACGCCGTCCCCTTCCAGGAGGGCACGGCGTTCCCCGGCATCCAGCTGCGCCGGCTGTCGATGGACCTGGTCACCGGCGGCGCGGGCGTGCTGCTCGCGCTGTCCTGCGCACTGGACGGCACCCCCGTGCTGCCGTTCCTCAAAGCCCCGGCCCTCGCGGGTCGGTAG
- a CDS encoding SapB/AmfS family lanthipeptide: MEFILDLQDLETPEVQDSAMASGGSSGGGGSTTASNASLLLPCSHSTVSLLAC, encoded by the coding sequence ATGGAGTTCATCCTCGACCTGCAGGACCTGGAGACCCCCGAGGTCCAGGACAGCGCGATGGCCAGCGGCGGCAGCAGCGGCGGTGGCGGCAGCACGACCGCGTCCAACGCGTCCCTGCTGCTCCCGTGCAGCCACTCCACCGTGAGCCTGCTCGCCTGCTGA
- a CDS encoding ABC transporter ATP-binding protein has protein sequence MLLKTVVRRDPRWLLLALNALLATTAGLLLPAALARTVDLALGGWLESGAVLWLVGLAGVEVVGDAIGVVLAAAITARGTAWLRDRLAGHLVALGHPTRFEPGDAISRLTGDSAIAGGFAVLLVNLGITALTAAGAVVALAVLDWRLAVVFLLSVPLATLLVRSHLKLTAEDVTAYQEVSGELSARLVDAVGGLRTIAASGRAEQEAQRVLRPLPRLAAAGVGMWRTQAKMIWRAGLLLPAVELAVLTAAGFGVVAGRLSVGDVLAALGYAGLGMAVVGQATVLTAVQRARASAARIDEVLSTEPGPVVRHGFSAPGVVELRGVSVGEALRDVDLSVPAGTFLAVVGRSGAGKSALAAVIGGLTAPSAGQVLRGGSVGYAFERPALLGDTVADAVSYGALLEREEVVAACRAAQVHDVVVRLPNGYDTPLSETPLSGGEAQRLGLARAVAREPRVLVLDDATASLDTVTESTVERALESALPGRTRVVVTHRAATARRADLVVWLEDGRVRAVGPHEVLWDDADYRAVFG, from the coding sequence ATGTTGCTGAAGACGGTTGTCCGCCGGGACCCGCGGTGGCTGCTGCTGGCGCTCAACGCGCTGCTCGCGACCACGGCCGGCCTGCTGCTGCCCGCCGCGCTGGCCCGGACCGTGGACCTGGCACTGGGCGGCTGGCTCGAGTCCGGCGCGGTGTTGTGGCTGGTCGGGCTCGCGGGCGTGGAGGTGGTGGGTGACGCGATCGGCGTGGTGCTGGCGGCGGCGATCACCGCGCGCGGCACGGCGTGGCTGCGCGACCGCCTGGCCGGGCACCTGGTCGCGCTGGGCCACCCGACCCGGTTCGAGCCCGGTGACGCGATCAGCCGGTTGACCGGGGACAGCGCGATCGCGGGCGGGTTCGCCGTGCTGCTGGTGAACCTCGGCATCACCGCGCTGACGGCGGCCGGTGCCGTGGTGGCGCTGGCGGTGCTGGACTGGCGGCTGGCGGTGGTGTTCCTGCTGAGCGTGCCGCTGGCGACGCTGCTGGTCCGGTCGCACCTCAAGCTGACCGCCGAGGACGTGACGGCGTACCAGGAGGTGTCCGGCGAGCTGTCCGCGCGGCTGGTGGACGCGGTCGGCGGGCTGCGCACGATCGCCGCGTCCGGGCGCGCCGAGCAGGAGGCGCAACGCGTGCTGCGGCCCCTCCCCCGGCTCGCGGCGGCGGGCGTGGGCATGTGGCGGACGCAGGCGAAGATGATCTGGCGGGCCGGGCTGCTGCTGCCCGCCGTGGAGCTGGCCGTGCTGACCGCCGCCGGGTTCGGCGTGGTCGCGGGCCGGTTGAGCGTCGGTGACGTGCTGGCCGCCCTGGGGTACGCGGGGTTGGGCATGGCCGTCGTGGGGCAGGCGACCGTGCTGACGGCGGTGCAGCGGGCGCGGGCGTCGGCGGCGCGGATCGACGAGGTGCTGTCGACCGAGCCGGGACCCGTTGTGCGGCACGGGTTTTCCGCACCGGGTGTGGTGGAGCTGCGCGGAGTGTCCGTGGGTGAGGCGCTGCGGGACGTTGATCTCTCTGTGCCCGCTGGGACGTTTTTGGCTGTTGTCGGCCGGTCCGGGGCGGGGAAGTCGGCGTTGGCGGCCGTGATCGGCGGGCTGACCGCGCCCTCCGCTGGTCAGGTGCTGCGCGGCGGGTCGGTCGGGTACGCGTTCGAACGGCCGGCGCTGCTCGGCGACACGGTGGCGGACGCCGTGTCCTACGGGGCTTTGCTGGAACGCGAGGAAGTCGTGGCGGCTTGTCGGGCCGCGCAGGTGCACGACGTGGTGGTGCGGCTGCCGAACGGCTACGACACGCCGCTGTCCGAGACGCCATTGTCCGGTGGTGAGGCGCAACGGCTCGGGCTCGCGCGGGCGGTCGCACGGGAGCCGCGGGTCTTGGTGCTGGACGACGCCACGGCGAGCCTGGACACGGTGACGGAGTCCACTGTGGAGCGTGCACTGGAGTCCGCTTTGCCCGGCCGGACAAGGGTTGTCGTGACGCACCGGGCCGCGACCGCGCGGCGGGCGGACCTGGTGGTGTGGCTGGAGGACGGTCGCGTGCGGGCGGTCGGTCCGCACGAGGTGCTGTGGGACGACGCGGACTACCGGGCGGTGTTCGGCTGA